A window of the Cicer arietinum cultivar CDC Frontier isolate Library 1 chromosome 6, Cicar.CDCFrontier_v2.0, whole genome shotgun sequence genome harbors these coding sequences:
- the LOC101503757 gene encoding alternative NAD(P)H-ubiquinone oxidoreductase C1, chloroplastic/mitochondrial: MSHIALTASPTTTVLAFHRGAKQWNTLFPCNWRSRGTYPSLFTNFTRKRLQLRFFASAKNGGNGGGVVDEISETEKAHTNFVWPDNKKPRICILGGGFGGLYTALRLESLQWPDDKKPQIALVDQSERFVFKPLLYELLSGEVDEWEIAPRFSDLLANTGVRFLKDRVKVLQPSDHLGVNGSKSSTCGGTVHLESGLHIEYDWLVLALGAEAKLDLVPGAAEFAIPFSTLEDARKVNTRLAILERKTFGKDYQISVAIVGCGYSGVELAATLAERLQNRGIVRAINVETMICPTAPPGNREAALKVLSSRKVELLLGYFVNCIRKASGLESSNTLTGVDKNCIETVPNFEKYILELQPAERGVQSKIVEADLVLWTVGSKPPLPHLEYSDVPFVIPLNARGQAETDETLRIKGHPRIFALGDSSALRDSNGRILPATAQVAFQQADFTGWNIWAAINGRPLLPFRFQNLGEMMTLGRNDAAISPSFIEGLTLEGPVGHTARKIAYLIRLPTDEHRLKVGISWLTKSAIDSVSLLQSTLSKVLSGSIANSD, translated from the exons ATGTCTCACATCGCTTTAACTGCATCGCCCACAACCACCGTCCTAGCTTTTCACC GTGGAGCGAAACAATGGAACACGCTGTTTCCATGTAATTGGAGAAGCAGAGGAACATATCCGTCCTTATTTACAAACTTTACCAGAAAACGGTTACAATTGCGGTTTTTTGCTTCGGCCAAAAATGGCGGCAATGGAGGTGGTGTTGTGGATGAGATATCCGAAACTGAAAAGGCGCACACGAATTTCGTGTGGCCTGATAACAAG AAGCCTAGAATTTGTATATTAGGTGGTGGATTTGGTGGTTTATATACTGCTCTAAGGTTGGAATCACTTCAGTGGCCCGATGACAAAAAACCACAG ATTGCTCTCGTCGACCAGTCTGAACGATTTGTTTTCAAGCCACTGTTGTACGAGCTTCTATCTGGTG AAGTCGATGAATGGGAAATAGCTCCTCGCTTCTCGGATTTGCTGGCAAACACTGGTGTGCGGTTTTTGAAAGATAGAGTAAAAGTTTTGCAGCCCTCTGATCATTTGGGAGTGAATGGATCCAAATCATCTACTTGTGGAGGAACTGTTCATCTTGAAAGTGGCCTTCATATTGAATATGACTG GCTGGTTCTTGCATTGGGAGCTGAAGCTAAACTGGATCTTGTACCGGGAGCAGCAGAATTTGCAATTCCTTTCTCAACTCTAGAGGATGCACGT AAAGTTAACACTAGATTAGCAATATTAGAGAGAAAGACCTTTGGTAAGGACTACCAAATTAGTGTGGCTATTGTTGGTTGTGGATACTCTGGGGTTGAATTAGCTGCAACATTAGCAGAGCGATTACAAAATAGAGGAATTGTGAGAGCAATTAATGTTGAAACAATGATCTGCCCAACTGCCCCACCTGGCAATAGGGAAGCTGCACTGAAA GTTCTTTCGTCCAGGAAGGTTGAACTTTTATTGGGTTATTTTGTCAACTGTATTCGGAAGGCCAGTGGATTGGAGTCTTCAAATACCCTGACAGGGGTAGATAAGAATTGCATTGAAACAGTGCCCaactttgaaaaatatatattggagCTGCAACCTGCTGAAAGGGGAGTGCAGAGTAAAATCGTTGAAGCAGATCTGGTATTGTGGACTGTTGGATCCAAACCTCCTCTTCCTCATCTGGAATATTCCGATGTACCATTTGTAATTCCCCTTAATGCCAGGGGACAGGCAGAAACAGATGAAACTCTTCGCATTAAGGGTCACCCACGGATATTTGCACTTGGTGACTCTTCTGCGTTAAGGGATTCAAATGGAAGGATCCTTCCCGCCACTGCACAG GTTGCATTTCAACAAGCAGACTTTACTGGTTGGAATATCTGGGCTGCAATCAATGGGCGCCCACTTTTGCCATTTAG GTTTCAAAACCTGGGTGAGATGATGACCTTGGGAAGAAATGATGCTGCCATTTCTCCTAGTTTTATCGAGGGGTTAACTTTAGAAGGTCCTGTTGGCCACACTG CTAGGAAGATAGCTTATTTGATCAGGTTACCAACAGATGAACATAGGCTTAAAGTGGGGATCAGCTGGCTTACAAAATCTGCTATTGATTCAGTGTCACTGCTACAAAGTACCTTATCCAAGGTCCTTTCAGGATCCATAGCTAATTCAGATTGA
- the LOC101504084 gene encoding protein DOG1-like 4, with the protein MAKTPETKSRHKMLHTHNPPLAYKNMNTLVKYIEQSILHHQKKMSLHPNNATDDINFDGESFHNFFECWLVEQNQHLNELVAAKSSQPQLAIDRMHTLIDKVVEHYQFYYKEKSRYAKKDVLSMFSPSWISSLEEAFLWIGGWRPSMAFHLVYSKCSMQFQARLNDLIQGLKTCDLGDLSSSQLAEFDDLQKRTIKEEREITGLMAEHQETVADAPMVELSHVVSEIIRDDNQIGEENEKKLEERIESTLEPKVEGLEKILHRADDLRLRTLQGIVSILTPQQGIHFLIAAAELHLRLHEWGKKMDDAKRGNRESESNGS; encoded by the coding sequence ATGGCGAAAACCCCTGAAACTAAAAGCCGCCATAAAATGTTACACACTCATAACCCCCCACTTGCCTATAAAAACATGAACACATTGGTGAAATACATTGAGCAAAGTATTCTACACCACCAAAAAAAGATGTCTTTGCATCCAAACAATGCCACTGATGACATTAACTTTGATGGTGAAAGCTTCCACAATTTTTTTGAGTGTTGGCTAGTTGAACAAAACCAACACCTGAATGAACTTGTAGCAGCAAAATCATCTCAACCTCAGCTCGCAATTGACAGAATGCATACGCTGATTGATAAAGTAGTTGAACATTATCAGTTTTACTACAAGGAAAAATCAAGGTATGCAAAAAAAGATGTGTTGTCCATGTTTTCACCATCATGGATAAGCTCTTTAGAAGAGGCTTTTCTTTGGATTGGTGGTTGGAGACCAAGCATGGCATTTCACTTAGTATATTCTAAGTGTAGTATGCAATTTCAAGCAAGGTTGAATGATCTTATTCAAGGACTTAAAACATGTGACTTGGGAGATCTCTCATCATCTCAACTAGCTGAGTTTGATGATTTGCAAAAGAGGACTATAAAAGAGGAGAGGGAAATAACTGGTTTAATGGCTGAACATCAGGAAACGGTTGCCGATGCTCCCATGGTGGAGTTGTCACATGTTGTTTCTGAGATTATTAGAGATGATAACCAAATAGGAGAAGAGAATGAGAAGAAGTTGGAAGAGAGAATTGAATCAACTCTGGAACCAAAGGTTGAAGGTTTGGAGAAGATACTGCATAGAGCTGATGATTTAAGGTTGAGAACATTGCAGGGAATTGTTAGTATTTTGACTCCACAACAAGGGATTCATTTCTTGATTGCTGCTGCAGAGCTGCACCTGAGGCTGCATGAGTGGGGCAAGAAGATGGATGATGCCAAAAGGGGTAATAGGGAGAGTGAAAGCAATGGTTCATGA
- the LOC101504389 gene encoding small ribosomal subunit protein mL104 (rPPR9): MASLQLRRLLLRSVRFRSLSFLSSSSIEPPPYFPHQTPPKFSPNFFPPSPLFQIKHFSSKPVSPTQTPPNELDPIATALSSQLLNESDSDPSSVAERLHLSFSHITPTPNVILQTLDLSPEAGRIVLGFHQWLASNPKFTHTDETVSYFVDYFGRRNDFKAMDKVLTAGGAGPKTLISAIDRLVRADRPNQAVQFFDRMEKDYGLTRDRGSLKVVVEKLCLKGYGSYAEKMVKDLANEFFPDEAMCDLLVTGYCVDGKIEQARRLAGEMYRGGFELGVGAYNAMLDCISKICRLKDPFKLHSESEKVLVEMDYHGVPRNVETFNVLITNLCKIRKTDAALGLFYSMGGWRCNPNETTFIVLIRSLYQAARLEEGDVMIDGMKSAGYGDFLDEKAYFGFLTILCGIERIDHALKIFGMMKADGCEPGVKTYDLLMTKLGAHNRVDKANALFNEACSKGLAVTPKEYVVDPRFLKKKRVVKEKKRETLPEKMARKRSRLKQIRLSFVKKPKRSMGRAI, encoded by the coding sequence ATGGCGTCGCTGCAACTTCGAAGACTCTTACTCCGATCCGTTCGTTTCCGTTCTCTATCCTTCCTCTCTTCATCTTCAATTGAACCACCACCTTATTTCCCTCACCAAACCCCTCCCAAATTTTCACCAAACTTTTTTCCTCCATCGCCACTCTTCCAAATCAAACACTTCTCGTCGAAACCCGTTTCCCCAACCCAAACACCCCCAAACGAATTGGATCCGATCGCTACCGCACTCTCCTCACAGCTTCTTAATGAATCGGACTCCGATCCTTCATCTGTCGCTGAGCGGCTTCATCTTAGTTTCTCACACATTACTCCAACGCCTAATGTGATTCTCCAAACCCTAGACCTCTCTCCCGAAGCTGGAAGAATTGTTTTAGGGTTTCACCAGTGGCTCGCTTCGAATCCCAAATTTACACACACCGACGAAACTGTATCTTATTTCGTCGACTATTTCGGTCGCCGGAATGACTTCAAAGCGATGGACAAAGTCCTCACCGCCGGCGGCGCGGGGCCGAAAACCTTAATCTCGGCAATTGACCGGCTTGTTCGTGCTGATCGTCCGAATCAGGCGGTTCAATTTTTTGACAGAATGGAGAAAGATTACGGGTTGACGCGGGACCGTGGTTCATTGAAGGTGGTTGTTGAGAAACTTTGTTTGAAGGGTTATGGTAGTTATGCGGAGAAGATGGTCAAGGATTTGGCGAATGAGTTTTTCCCCGACGAAGCGATGTGTGATTTATTGGTAACGGGTTATTGCGTTGATGGGAAGATCGAACAAGCTCGGAGACTCGCCGGAGAGATGTATCGTGGAGGATTTGAGCTTGGTGTAGGAGCTTACAATGCTATGCTTGATTGTATTAGCAAAATATGTCGCCTAAAGGATCCTTTTAAGCTTCATTCGGAGTCGGAGAAAGTGCTTGTGGAAATGGATTATCATGGTGTTCCAAGGAATGTGGAGACATTCAATGTGTTGATAACGAATTTGTGTAAGATTAGGAAAACCGATGCTGCTTTAGGGTTGTTTTATTCGATGGGTGGGTGGAGATGTAATCCAAATGAAACTacttttattgttttgattagGAGTTTGTATCAGGCTGCAAGGTTGGAAGAAGGTGATGTAATGATTGATGGAATGAAATCTGCTGGGTATGGTGATTTTCTTGATGAAAAGGCTTACTTTGGTTTTCTAACTATTTTGTGTGGAATTGAGAGGATTGATCATGCTTTGAAGATCTTTGGTATGATGAAGGCTGATGGGTGTGAACCTGGAGTTAAGACTTATGATTTGTTGATGACTAAATTGGGTGCACATAATCGTGTTGATAAGGCAAATGCTCTCTTCAATGAAGCTTGTAGTAAAGGATTGGCTGTGACTCCGAAAGAGTATGTTGTTGACCCGAGATTTTTGAAGAAGAAGAGGGTTGTTAAGGAGAAGAAGAGGGAAACTTTGCCTGAGAAAATGGCTAGGAAGAGAAGTCGCCTGAAACAGATTCGGTTGAGTTTTGTGAAGAAGCCTAAACGATCAATGGGTCGAGCAATTTGA